A single region of the Rattus rattus isolate New Zealand chromosome 8, Rrattus_CSIRO_v1, whole genome shotgun sequence genome encodes:
- the Mtnr1b gene encoding melatonin receptor type 1B, whose translation MPENSSVANCCAASGLAARPSWPGSAEAEPSGTPRAPWVAPVLSTVVIVTTAVDFVGNLLVILSVLRNRKLRNAGNLFVVSLALADLVVALYPYPLILVAILHDGWVLGEVHCKASAFVMGLSVIGSVFNITAIAINRYWCICHSATYHRVCSHWHAPLYISLIWLLTLVALVPNFFVGSLEYDPRIYSCTFIQTASTQYTMAVVAIHFLLPIAVVSFCYLRIWILVLQARRKAKAERKLRLRPSDLRSFLTMFAVFVVFAICWAPLNCIGLAVAINPEAMALQIPEGLFVTSYFLAYFNSCLNAIVYGLLNQNFRREYKRILSALWSTGRCFHDASKCHLTEDLQGPVPPAAMATIPVQEGAL comes from the exons ATGCCTGAGAATAGCTCCGTGGCCAACTGCTGTGCGGCCAGCGGGCTGGCAGCGCGCCCTAGTTGGCCCGGGTCAGCGGAGGCGGAGCCCTCTGGGACTCCCCGGGCACCCTGGGTGGCTCCCGTGCTATCTACAGTAGTCATTGTCACCACAGCTGTGGACTTCGTGGGGAACCTACTTGTGATCCTCTCGGTGCTCAGGAACCGCAAGCTGCGGAACGCAG GTAATTTATTTGTGGTGAGTCTGGCCTTGGCTGACCTGGTGGTAGCCCTGTACCCTTACCCACTCATCCTTGTGGCCATTCTCCATGACGGTTGGGTACTTGGGGAGGTCCACTGTAAGGCCAGTGCCTTTGTGATGGGCCTGAGTGTCATTGGCTCTGTCTTCAACATCACAGCCATTGCCATCAACCGCTACTGGTGCATCTGTCACAGTGCGACCTACCACCGAGTCTGCAGTCACTGGCATGCTCCCCTCTACATCAGCCTCATCTGGCTTCTCACTCTGGTGGCCTTGGTGCCCAATTTCTTTGTGGGGTCTCTAGAATATGACCCGCGAATCTATTCCTGCACCTTCATCCAGACAGCCAGCACCCAATACACTATGGCTGTGGTGGccatccacttcctccttccGATCGCTGTGGTGTCCTTTTGCTACCTGCGAATATGGATACTGGTGCTCCAGGCCCGAAGGAAGGCAAAGGCTGAGAGGAAGCTACGTCTGAGACCCAGTGACCTGCGCAGTTTCCTAACCATGTTCGCAGTGTTTGTGGTTTTCGCCATATGCTGGGCCCCCCTCAACTGTATTGGCCTTGCAGTGGCCATCAATCCAGAGGCAATGGCTCTCCAGATCCCGGAAGGGCTTTTTGTCACCAGTTACTTCCTAGCTTACTTCAACAGCTGCCTTAATGCTATTGTTTATGGGCTTCTGAACCAGAACTTCCGCAGGGAGTACAAGAGGATCCTCTCGGCCCTCTGGAGCACTGGGCGCTGCTTCCATGATGCTTCCAAATGCCACCTGACTGAGGATTTGCAGGGCCCAGTGCCACCTGCTGCCATGGCCACCATACCTGTCCAGGAAGGTGCTCTCTAG